In one window of Posidoniimonas corsicana DNA:
- a CDS encoding glycoside hydrolase family 2 TIM barrel-domain containing protein, protein MRNALAPAVGVLLIGVLCAPAQSEQRVEVLTDGWKFAAGPQTDGASPDTSDANWRPVRIPHDWAISGAPDAELDGATGKLQWRGEGWYRKRVNIAADDSTRRVYLLFDGVMSEPTVYVNGKKAGGWDYGYNSFWVDATQHIKFGEENLIAVHADTTKHRSRWYPGAGLYRKVSLHVREAIHAEHWGTHVTCKVSDSGEATVSVRSEIRNHLTTPQDIKAELVLMGPDGAGAIAGPVEKSKTIPAQGAVVVEHQFKPEDFEAWGPRNPKLYSIRLRVMQGDNELDQTSTSFGIRKIEFTPKYGFYLNGKRLELKGVNLHHDHGPLGAAFYPRAMQRQLEIMKDMGVNAIRTSHNAPAPELLDMCDRMGLLVIDELFDKWDDTADLHDQEEFEPFMRRNVANFVRRDRNHPCIITWSIGNEISAILGAKDEGAKAKVDYVVSQFKRHDDSRPLTMACHMPQVLDTQTLDSLDIQSWNYGHKYKPSFERYPDKPHIYTESASTLSTRGYYHLPLPENKTDYVDADRQVDSYDHNAARWSDVPDVEFARMDADRHVAGEFVWTGFDYLGEPTPFDDKWAKERGEGAESARSSYFGIVDLCGIPKDRYYLYRSYWAPGKTTIHILPHWNWSGRDGEPTPVYVYTNGDEAELMLNGKSLGRRKKTEGKPDPAASAAELMPYYRLQWNDVAYEPGELTAVAYRDGKEIGSATVRTAGEPEKLRLTPDRNRLAADGLDLCYVLVELIDPSGVLCPHADSEVKFTVSGPAEIVGLGNGDPTSMEPFVGDSRRLFHGKAMVILRTQPGAAGDVKLTATSEGVAPVSVTVKAGE, encoded by the coding sequence ATGCGTAATGCCCTCGCCCCGGCCGTAGGCGTGCTGCTGATCGGCGTCCTCTGCGCGCCCGCCCAATCCGAGCAGCGCGTCGAGGTGCTCACCGACGGCTGGAAGTTTGCCGCCGGCCCGCAGACCGACGGCGCCTCGCCCGACACGAGCGACGCCAACTGGCGGCCGGTGCGGATTCCGCACGACTGGGCCATCTCCGGCGCGCCCGACGCCGAGCTGGACGGCGCCACCGGCAAGCTCCAGTGGCGTGGCGAGGGGTGGTACCGCAAGCGGGTGAACATCGCGGCCGACGACTCGACCCGCCGCGTGTACCTGCTGTTCGACGGCGTGATGTCCGAGCCGACGGTGTACGTGAACGGCAAGAAGGCCGGCGGCTGGGACTACGGCTACAATTCGTTCTGGGTCGACGCCACGCAGCACATCAAGTTCGGCGAAGAAAACCTGATCGCCGTCCACGCGGACACCACCAAACACCGCAGCCGCTGGTACCCGGGCGCCGGCCTGTACCGCAAGGTGTCGCTGCACGTGCGGGAAGCGATCCACGCCGAGCACTGGGGCACCCACGTCACGTGCAAGGTCTCGGATTCGGGTGAGGCGACCGTTTCTGTTCGAAGCGAGATCCGCAACCACCTGACCACGCCCCAAGACATCAAGGCCGAGCTGGTGCTGATGGGCCCCGACGGCGCCGGCGCCATCGCCGGGCCGGTCGAGAAATCGAAGACCATCCCCGCGCAGGGCGCGGTGGTGGTTGAGCACCAGTTCAAGCCGGAGGACTTCGAGGCCTGGGGACCACGCAACCCGAAGCTGTACTCGATCCGCCTGCGCGTGATGCAGGGCGACAACGAGCTGGACCAGACCAGCACGTCGTTCGGCATCCGCAAAATCGAGTTCACTCCCAAGTACGGCTTCTACCTGAACGGCAAGCGTCTGGAGCTGAAGGGCGTCAACCTGCACCACGACCACGGCCCGCTGGGCGCGGCGTTCTACCCCCGCGCGATGCAGCGGCAGCTCGAGATCATGAAGGACATGGGCGTCAACGCGATCCGCACCAGCCACAACGCGCCCGCGCCCGAGCTGCTGGACATGTGCGACCGGATGGGCCTGCTGGTCATCGACGAGCTGTTCGACAAGTGGGACGACACCGCCGACCTGCACGACCAGGAAGAGTTCGAACCGTTCATGCGCCGCAACGTGGCGAACTTTGTCCGCCGCGACCGCAACCACCCGTGCATCATCACCTGGAGCATCGGCAACGAGATCAGCGCCATCCTGGGCGCGAAGGACGAGGGCGCCAAGGCGAAGGTGGACTACGTGGTTTCGCAGTTCAAGCGGCACGACGACTCGCGCCCGCTGACCATGGCGTGCCACATGCCCCAGGTTCTGGACACGCAGACGCTCGACTCGCTCGACATCCAGAGCTGGAACTACGGCCACAAGTACAAGCCGTCGTTCGAGCGGTACCCGGACAAGCCACACATCTACACCGAGTCGGCCTCGACCCTCAGCACCCGCGGCTACTACCACCTGCCGCTGCCGGAGAACAAGACCGACTACGTCGACGCCGACCGCCAGGTCGACTCGTACGACCACAACGCCGCCCGCTGGTCCGACGTGCCCGACGTCGAGTTCGCCCGCATGGACGCCGACCGGCACGTCGCCGGCGAGTTCGTCTGGACCGGGTTCGACTACCTGGGCGAGCCCACGCCGTTTGACGACAAGTGGGCCAAGGAGCGTGGCGAGGGCGCCGAGTCCGCCCGCAGCAGCTACTTCGGCATCGTCGACCTGTGCGGCATCCCCAAGGACCGCTACTACCTGTACCGCAGCTACTGGGCGCCCGGCAAGACGACCATCCACATCCTGCCGCACTGGAACTGGTCGGGCCGCGACGGCGAGCCCACCCCGGTGTACGTCTACACCAACGGCGATGAGGCCGAGCTGATGCTTAACGGCAAGTCACTGGGCCGCCGCAAGAAGACCGAGGGCAAGCCCGACCCCGCGGCCTCCGCCGCCGAGCTGATGCCCTACTACCGCCTGCAGTGGAACGACGTCGCCTACGAACCGGGCGAGCTGACCGCCGTGGCCTACCGCGACGGCAAGGAGATCGGCAGCGCCACGGTCCGCACCGCCGGCGAGCCCGAGAAGCTCCGCTTGACCCCGGACCGGAACCGCCTGGCCGCCGACGGCCTGGACCTGTGCTACGTGCTGGTCGAGCTGATCGACCCGTCCGGCGTCCTCTGCCCTCACGCGGACTCCGAGGTGAAGTTCACCGTCAGCGGGCCGGCCGAGATCGTCGGCCTGGGCAACGGCGACCCGACCTCGATGGAGCCCTTCGTCGGCGACAGCCGCCGGCTGTTCCACGGCAAGGCGATGGTGATCCTGCGGACGCAGCCCGGCGCAGCCGGCGACGTGAAGCTGACCGCCACCAGCGAGGGCGTTGCGCCGGTCAGCGTGACGGTGAAGGCCGGCGAGTAA
- a CDS encoding YihY/virulence factor BrkB family protein: protein MLSLLKQTLTDFSQDGCPRMAAALAYYAVFSLPPLLIIVVMIVGAVASMGSLVDNQEAREAIRREARESLGVEPARQIDEMIDRAQQVPRTALGVVGHLAIFLFGASGVMVQLQASMNEVWNVRPSPSRSGARSFVLKRLLSFAMVMGVGFVLLISLVASTVMAALSKWMTAFLPDGMTALTPIAVNLGTDLLVAGLMFAAMFKWLPDARVRWSDVWIGTAVTTVLFVVGKSILALYFANAKVGVTYGAAGSVVLILAWVYYSGMIFLLGAEFTHAVSVARHGLVRPARGAVVVETVVRKEPAAAPNDDA from the coding sequence ATGCTGTCGCTGCTCAAACAGACGCTCACCGATTTCTCGCAGGACGGCTGCCCGCGCATGGCGGCCGCGCTGGCGTACTACGCGGTCTTCTCGCTGCCGCCGCTGTTGATAATCGTCGTGATGATCGTCGGCGCCGTGGCCAGCATGGGCAGCCTGGTCGACAACCAGGAGGCGCGTGAGGCGATCCGCCGCGAGGCCCGCGAGTCGCTCGGCGTGGAGCCCGCCCGGCAGATCGACGAGATGATCGACAGGGCGCAGCAGGTGCCCCGCACGGCGCTCGGCGTGGTGGGGCACTTGGCGATCTTCCTGTTCGGCGCGTCCGGCGTGATGGTGCAGCTGCAGGCGTCGATGAACGAGGTGTGGAACGTCCGCCCCTCGCCCAGCCGCAGCGGCGCCCGCAGCTTCGTGCTCAAGCGGCTGCTGTCGTTCGCGATGGTGATGGGGGTCGGGTTCGTGCTGTTGATCTCGCTGGTGGCGAGCACCGTGATGGCCGCGCTCAGCAAATGGATGACCGCGTTCCTGCCGGACGGCATGACCGCGCTCACGCCGATCGCGGTGAACCTGGGCACCGACCTGCTGGTCGCCGGGCTGATGTTCGCGGCCATGTTCAAGTGGCTGCCGGACGCGCGGGTGCGGTGGTCGGACGTGTGGATCGGCACGGCGGTCACCACGGTGCTGTTCGTGGTGGGCAAGTCGATCCTGGCGCTCTACTTCGCCAACGCGAAGGTGGGCGTTACGTACGGCGCCGCCGGCTCCGTGGTGCTGATCCTTGCCTGGGTCTATTACAGCGGGATGATCTTCCTGCTGGGCGCCGAGTTCACCCACGCGGTCTCCGTGGCGCGGCACGGCCTGGTGCGCCCCGCCCGGGGGGCGGTGGTCGTCGAGACCGTGGTGCGCAAAGAACCGGCCGCCGCGCCGAACGACGACGCCTGA
- a CDS encoding DUF1559 family PulG-like putative transporter, with protein MARTGFTLVELLVVIAIIGVLIALLLPAVQAAREAARRTQCLSQLKEVGLAVQNHHDTRGHFPTGRNRSDQFGVSWAFEILPYLEEQPVYDAYIDSERVDSDANAAAMRTPIPAYACPSRRSAAADRDFDNDDQAPLVRGSAVLGDYAANAGLEEDMGMEGNDFKDGKVDRTLSGPIYSGSKVRSRHVVDGLSKTLAIGEKHLPSPQPDWDADRVHFRQGDTCFLAADHLEAILRGTEDGLATSPDEGSTQLFGGPHPGVTLFVFLDGHTEALATTGPSASGVNPNQVEDIRVDDQWLWLAAMSTVAGDEILGE; from the coding sequence TTGGCACGCACAGGTTTCACTCTCGTCGAACTGCTGGTGGTGATCGCCATCATCGGCGTGCTCATCGCGTTGCTCCTGCCAGCGGTGCAGGCGGCGCGCGAAGCGGCCCGGCGCACGCAATGCCTCAGTCAGCTCAAGGAGGTCGGGCTGGCCGTGCAGAACCACCACGACACGCGCGGGCACTTCCCCACTGGCCGCAACCGGTCGGACCAGTTTGGCGTGTCGTGGGCGTTTGAGATCTTGCCGTACCTGGAGGAGCAGCCGGTGTACGACGCGTACATCGACTCCGAACGCGTCGACTCTGATGCGAACGCGGCCGCCATGCGGACGCCTATCCCCGCTTACGCGTGCCCCAGCCGTCGATCGGCCGCCGCGGACCGCGACTTCGACAACGACGACCAGGCGCCCCTGGTCCGCGGCTCCGCGGTGCTGGGCGACTACGCGGCCAACGCCGGGCTGGAGGAGGACATGGGCATGGAGGGCAACGACTTCAAGGACGGCAAGGTCGACCGCACGCTCTCCGGACCAATCTACAGCGGGTCGAAGGTGCGGTCGCGTCACGTGGTCGACGGGCTGTCCAAGACGCTCGCCATCGGTGAGAAGCACCTGCCCAGCCCACAGCCCGACTGGGACGCCGACCGCGTCCACTTCCGACAGGGCGACACCTGCTTCCTTGCCGCCGACCACCTCGAGGCGATCCTGCGCGGCACCGAGGACGGCCTGGCGACCTCGCCTGACGAGGGCAGCACGCAATTGTTTGGCGGCCCGCACCCGGGCGTCACGCTGTTCGTCTTCCTGGACGGCCACACCGAGGCCCTCGCCACCACCGGGCCGTCCGCGTCGGGCGTGAACCCCAACCAGGTTGAGGACATCCGTGTGGACGATCAGTGGCTCTGGCTGGCGGCGATGAGCACGGTCGCCGGCGATGAGATCCTCGGCGAGTAG
- a CDS encoding serine/threonine-protein kinase has translation MSSDHQQPKSPSDSDSDSDSDATLDITSGLSDIMRRLDQLWDDRPGPTPLYDLNGRQVGGYTLRDVIGQGSFGVVYRADDPKNDRQVAIKIPRPEVILQTDRMQRFRREAAVAKSLDHPGIVPVYDTQLEGASPYIASAYVDGPDLGVWLDRAARPVDFLPAARFVAKLADAVHYAHDRGVTHRDLKPGNVLLESSASRPLSLDDYSPRLTDFGLAGTLSADGRSTRASMVIGTPYYMAPEQAAAAGGADSRPADIYSLGLLLFELITKRTPRKDATYHDVLSQLLSGAKQPDVREIRPDTPIALQAILNKCLQHHPRDRYALAADLADDLDRFVAGERVSVPPPRRTDKIVRWMRLPRSLEFAGKYALIFHTGTIVWLLLVTLLAWVFGFVPNGGYLKNLLDMAFVASVFHGPKALLGWQLATGRRWAYLPSLLSSFVLLAVVVYSAVGESVAFEQNYPTRFSKLNNFSILVTASLGEVVCEIMAWPAWRRLRRDATR, from the coding sequence TTGAGCAGCGACCACCAGCAACCCAAGAGCCCGTCAGACAGCGACAGTGACAGCGACAGCGACGCCACGCTGGACATCACGTCGGGGCTGTCGGACATCATGCGGAGGCTCGACCAGCTGTGGGACGACCGTCCGGGGCCCACGCCGCTCTACGACCTCAACGGGCGGCAGGTCGGCGGCTACACGCTCCGCGACGTGATCGGGCAGGGCTCGTTCGGGGTGGTCTACCGGGCCGACGACCCGAAGAATGATCGCCAGGTGGCGATCAAGATCCCCCGCCCCGAGGTGATCCTGCAGACGGATCGCATGCAGCGGTTCCGCAGGGAGGCGGCCGTCGCCAAGTCGCTCGACCACCCGGGGATTGTGCCGGTCTACGACACCCAGCTCGAAGGCGCCTCGCCGTACATCGCGTCGGCGTATGTGGATGGTCCCGACCTAGGAGTGTGGTTGGACCGCGCGGCCCGCCCGGTCGACTTTCTGCCGGCGGCCCGGTTTGTGGCGAAGCTGGCCGACGCGGTGCACTACGCGCACGACCGCGGCGTCACCCACCGCGACCTTAAGCCTGGCAACGTGCTGCTCGAGTCCAGCGCCAGCCGGCCCCTCTCGCTGGACGACTACTCACCGCGACTGACCGACTTCGGACTGGCGGGCACGCTCTCGGCGGACGGCAGGTCCACCCGGGCAAGCATGGTGATCGGGACCCCTTACTACATGGCGCCCGAGCAGGCGGCGGCGGCCGGCGGCGCCGACTCGAGGCCGGCCGACATCTACTCGCTGGGCTTGCTGCTGTTCGAGCTGATCACCAAGCGGACCCCGCGAAAAGACGCAACCTACCACGACGTGTTGTCGCAGCTGTTGTCCGGCGCCAAGCAGCCGGATGTGAGGGAGATTAGGCCAGACACGCCGATCGCCCTGCAGGCGATCCTCAACAAGTGCCTGCAGCACCACCCGCGGGACCGGTACGCCTTGGCTGCGGATCTTGCCGACGACCTGGACCGCTTTGTAGCCGGGGAACGCGTGTCTGTGCCGCCGCCGCGCCGCACCGACAAGATTGTGCGGTGGATGCGCCTACCTCGCAGCCTGGAGTTCGCCGGCAAGTACGCGCTGATCTTTCATACGGGCACGATTGTCTGGCTGCTGCTGGTGACCCTCCTGGCGTGGGTCTTTGGGTTTGTGCCCAACGGCGGGTACTTGAAGAACCTCCTCGACATGGCGTTCGTGGCGTCCGTGTTCCATGGCCCCAAGGCGTTGCTGGGGTGGCAGCTTGCGACGGGCCGCAGGTGGGCGTACCTGCCGTCCTTGTTGAGCAGCTTCGTGCTGCTTGCGGTTGTTGTGTATTCGGCCGTTGGCGAGTCGGTGGCATTCGAGCAGAACTACCCCACGCGGTTCTCGAAGCTCAACAACTTCTCGATTCTTGTGACCGCCAGCCTCGGAGAGGTGGTGTGTGAGATCATGGCGTGGCCCGCCTGGCGCCGCCTGCGTCGCGATGCAACGCGTTAG